The Hippoglossus stenolepis isolate QCI-W04-F060 chromosome 11, HSTE1.2, whole genome shotgun sequence genome includes a window with the following:
- the LOC118118181 gene encoding uncharacterized protein LOC118118181 isoform X1: MHPIILLFVISLLHAYEARGSDTVTPVFVQKGKDLLLNVTAPVKIVKRSDFRWRFNDSNIFRLFDDNETNTIGPYHGRIEIFLQNHSLLLKNVQQADSGRYTAGVFGVNNTYVGKYSVTVQDPVSPVNGTVDFLSSSSDSCNLTVTCSTQDSHRINSTFRCDTNTCSQEEGGERSKVTTSGTSLRVYLSKGFSVICNHSNQVSLDEHITMIRDFCFSNPAPKPRSDIIITIVSVIVAVIVVLVIIYKAAAFVRHRKNGKHETKEMKNTVYETVQVKSVNPLMDQNPTDDAAAPSPSSIYSLIELGSMKSTEAGDTTQPESLYAQVDKSALA, encoded by the exons atgcatcccatcattcttctctttgtcatttctctgcttcacgcATATGAAGCCCGAG gctccgacactgtgactcctgtatttgtgcagaagggGAAGGATCTGCTTCTCAACGTCACGGCTCCTGTTAAAATAGTTAAACGGAGTGATTTTAGATGGAGatttaatgattcaaacatatttagattatttgatgataacgAAACAAACACAATTGGCCCCTATCATGGAAGAATCGAGATTTTTCTTCAAAatcactctttgcttttgaagaatgtgcaacaagccgacagtggacgttacactgcaggtgttttcgGGGTCAATAACACTTATGTGGGTAAATACAGCGTCACAGTTCAAG atccagtgtctcCGGTTAATGGGACAGTGGACTTTCTCTCCTCAAGCTCCGACTCctgtaacctcacagtgacctgcagcacacaggactcccatcgcatcaacagcacttttagatgtgacaccaacacctgcagccaggaggagggaggagagaggtcaaaggtcacgacCTCAGGCACCTCCCTCCGTGTCTACCTGTCCAAAGGCTTCTCAGTTatctgtaaccatagcaaccaggtcaGCTTGGACGAGCACATAACAATGATTCGggacttttgtttctcaaatcctg CCCCTAAACCACGGAGCGATATCATTATCACCATTGTCTCTGTCATTGTCGCTGTCATTGTGGTTTTGGTGATAATTTACAAAGCAGCAGCTTTTGTTCGACATCGAAAAAACGGAAAAC atgaaacgaaggaaatgaaaaatacagtgtACGAAACTGTTCAG GTCAAAAGCGTGAACCCACTTATGGATCAGAATCCAaccgatgatgctgcagctccttctccgtcctccatctaCAGCTTGATCGAACTTGGGTCCATGAAATCCACTGAGGCCGGAGACACGACTCAGCCTGAGAGCCTGTATGCTCAGGTGGACAAGTCGGCCCTggcctga
- the LOC118118181 gene encoding uncharacterized protein LOC118118181 isoform X3 yields the protein MHPIILLFVISLLHAYEARGSDTVTPVFVQKGKDLLLNVTAPVKIVKRSDFRWRFNDSNIFRLFDDNETNTIGPYHGRIEIFLQNHSLLLKNVQQADSGRYTAGVFGVNNTYVGKYSVTVQDPVSPVNGTVDFLSSSSDSCNLTVTCSTQDSHRINSTFRCDTNTCSQEEGGERSKVTTSGTSLRVYLSKGFSVICNHSNQVSLDEHITMIRDFCFSNPAPKPRSDIIITIVSVIVAVIVVLVIIYKAAAFVRHRKNGKHETKEMKNTVYETVQHYVCLAARAACLCSNKTLCCGSEANFQLHRAAFIQTSL from the exons atgcatcccatcattcttctctttgtcatttctctgcttcacgcATATGAAGCCCGAG gctccgacactgtgactcctgtatttgtgcagaagggGAAGGATCTGCTTCTCAACGTCACGGCTCCTGTTAAAATAGTTAAACGGAGTGATTTTAGATGGAGatttaatgattcaaacatatttagattatttgatgataacgAAACAAACACAATTGGCCCCTATCATGGAAGAATCGAGATTTTTCTTCAAAatcactctttgcttttgaagaatgtgcaacaagccgacagtggacgttacactgcaggtgttttcgGGGTCAATAACACTTATGTGGGTAAATACAGCGTCACAGTTCAAG atccagtgtctcCGGTTAATGGGACAGTGGACTTTCTCTCCTCAAGCTCCGACTCctgtaacctcacagtgacctgcagcacacaggactcccatcgcatcaacagcacttttagatgtgacaccaacacctgcagccaggaggagggaggagagaggtcaaaggtcacgacCTCAGGCACCTCCCTCCGTGTCTACCTGTCCAAAGGCTTCTCAGTTatctgtaaccatagcaaccaggtcaGCTTGGACGAGCACATAACAATGATTCGggacttttgtttctcaaatcctg CCCCTAAACCACGGAGCGATATCATTATCACCATTGTCTCTGTCATTGTCGCTGTCATTGTGGTTTTGGTGATAATTTACAAAGCAGCAGCTTTTGTTCGACATCGAAAAAACGGAAAAC atgaaacgaaggaaatgaaaaatacagtgtACGAAACTGTTCAG CACTACGTGTGTCTCGCTGCTCGTGCTGCTTGCTTGTGCTCGAACAAAACACTTTGCTGCGGATCAGAGGCGAATTTCCAGCTGCACCGTGCTGCATTCATCCAAACATCCCTCTGA